In Toxoplasma gondii ME49 chromosome II, whole genome shotgun sequence, the genomic stretch AGCTCGCCGTTTCGCTCGGAAAATGCGTTCTCTACTGGAGCCGTGAAGTCTCTTTCGAACTTGTCTCCTCAAAGCCGCCTCCTCGCCACCGCCACATCCAAAGCAGGCTTGCGGAAGAAGCGTCTGGACAGCCTAAGCCCCAGCGAGCTGCGCGGGAAACGCGTTCTGGTGCGCGCGGACCTCAACGTTCCTCTGGAGGTTGGGAAGGAGCGCGGGGAGCACGGAGATGCGGTGACGATTTCGAACGACGCCCGCATCCGAGCCTCGCTGCCCACCCTGCGGTACCTCGTGGACAGCGGCGCCAAGACGATCGTCTGTTCTCACCTGGGTCGACCAAAGACggaggaagacaggaagcgGCTTTCTCTCAAACCGGTTGCCGACCGACTTCAAAGCTTGTTGGGGAACGCCCGAGTGCTCATGGCCCCTGCCGTCGTCGGCGCGGAAGTCCAGGCCATGGCAGACAAGATGGAAAATGGCGACATTCTGCTCCTTGAAAATGGTGAGAACGAAGTCTTGGGAGTTCCTAGTTGAATTCGGATGCGCGGACGAGAtcgggggggaggggggcgGTTCTTCTCCCAGCGTATGGAGAAGATCCTGTAAAACAACGCTGCGGGTCGGTACACAGGTGGTGCTCTGCATGGTGCTTTCAGGCGTTGCCTCTCGAGTGCAGTCTGAAGTTCTGCTGCACACCTTGGTTGATGAAATATGTTGCACCTCCGGACTGCTGACTCTCCAGTGCCTGGAGGAATACATCCCTTCTGaagtgtcttttttctgagGGCGTTCTAACGAGTTTCGAATGACTTAGACCCACACTCTCCTGTCCAGCAGAACGTGATTTCGCGCGTCTTGTGTGCCTCTTCACCAACGCCAAGGTTGTCCGTTTTCGTCGACCGTTGATTTCGTTTAGTCTTCGCGGCCTTCGATGTCCTCCCTGTGACTGTCACAGTGAGCCAGCAGGAattcttctcgtctgccgCCTGCGAGCGTGCGGTCACTCGGTTGACGCCGGGGCTTTCGAACCTTGTGTCGAGCGTTTTTCTTAAATGTTTGCTGCATTCGGTGAAGCTGTTGAGCAAACGGTgttggagagagacgaagaccaGCCTGAGGCTTCGGTCTGTATCTGTGTGCTGTGTGCCTATTGCGGTCTTTTAGTTCGGTttgaaaaaggagaaacaaagaacgacgaagaactgTCTCGGAAGTTTGCGAACCTCGCGGACATGTTCGTCAACGACGCCTTCGGCACAGCTCATCGGGCTCACTCCTCGACAGCTGGAGTCACTCAGTTCGTCAGCCGTTCAGTTGCtggcttccttcttcagcaggAGCTCGAGTACCTCTCTGTAAGTTGCTCTGGGGAAGTGTATTAGCGCTGAGGAGATTCGGAGGATCTCCCAACCTATCCCTACCGTAGAAGGGGACTCCAGAGGCAGTTTCTGAGTGTTAGTGACCTTCCTAGGCACTGCACTGTCTGTACTCTCGATTCGAGATACACGTTTAACGTGAACATACCGAGATCGGCCTTCTGTTGTCCATGCACCTGTTCAGTGACGGGAGAGACGTCGAATCGAGAGGTGTGTTTCTCAGTGTCAACCAGCTATGAGGAGTCCTGACCTCAAGCTGAGGAGTGCAGGAGAACAACCTGGTCGCTGTCGAAGTCTCCAGCATGCTTCGTACCGCAGCTGTCCAGAACGTGACACAAACAAGGCGCGAACGATGAATTAAGGCGCACCCAGCCTTCAGCAGTTGCCTGCCCACATGCGCTCGCTGTGCGTGTGTCAAACCCCAGCAGGTTCTGTTGCAAGTCTTTTTCAACAGACTGTCGAAAGCTGGCGTTCCAGCATTAATATCAGAAGTCCACTCTGCGTACTTCGAAAAATTCTATGGAAGCCCTTTTGGCGCAAAAATACAGGTTTTTACCTCGTGGAAAAGAGCATGGATTTAGTACGAAACTCTTTTGCTAAGAGCCCTCTGTATCCTTCATTTCCATGGTTGAAAAAGAACGGTGTGGTTTTGAGGATCATTTTCCGTGCTTCGTTGTGgtgttttttattttttcAGACGGTGGTGGCCAATCCAGTCCGACCCTTCGCAGCCCTGGTTGGCGGAGCGAAGGTCTCCTCCAAACTCGGCGTCCTCCGCGCCTTGATTGAGAAAGTTGATAAACTTGTCATCGGTGGTGCGATGGCTTTCACTTTCCTGAAGGCCCGCGGCTTCAACGTTGGAGCGTCCATTGTCGAAGACGACCAGATGGAGGCTGCCACGGTACGTTCTTCGACtgttcgcgtttctccagttcctgaTGAAGGTGCTCGTACGTCTTTGTCGATGAGCAGGAACGTTCTTTCCGCTTGCGTCAGTTTTTTGAGGAAGGCAATAATGCGTGTTTGCACATGAGCAAGAGcattttgcatgcagttcagcGCTAttctttcgcttcgtccACGGGGGTTTCTCTGACAGATGTTAAGACTGCCTGCTAAGTCAGTCAAACAAGGCTTTGATGCGTACACTTCATTCTGTGTGTAATGAGAGCTCTATTTAGTAAACTGTTGCTTCAGAGTGTGAAAAGCAGCTCTCTTTATATCGAAGAAGTCTCCATTTGTTTCAAGTGTAACTGCGTCGGTTCTGACCGTACCCGTCACCACAGCCTTCGATCTTCTCAGGCCTGTGGGTTTCTAGTTCTCAGATTGTCAGAGTCGTGATGGTTGAACTCAGGTGACCGAAAACCTgagcgttttttctttcactGAACGTCTCGTCTTTTCAGCAACTCGAGGCGCTGGCCAAGGAGAAGGGCGTGGAACTGATTATTCCCGGCGACGTAGTCGTGGCGGATCGTTGTGCCGCAGATGCACAAACAGCCGTCGTTCCTGTGACTGAAATTCCTGAAGGTTGGATGGGTCTCGACAATGGGCCGcagacgacggcgaggaTTGTGGAGGCGCTTCAAGACTGTAAAACGGTTCTCTGGTAAGGGTTCAAGTCTGCGCATTTCCTCTCTGAGCTGAATGCGTATGTTTCAGCTTTCGAACTCAAGCAGAAAACAGATAAGAAATCAGCTTTCGATCCAGTGTGCAGGTTTTGAACTTCAGCGGCGGTCGACGGCAACAGCTGCGGCCTTCCGCTACGGGTGCAGACAGAACAACTGCATGAGGCGTTTTTGAAGGCATTTTGTTATACAGTCGGTGGTTCGTTAGTGTCTGTGTCATTGCGTGTTAATCTAGGATTATCCTATCTGATATTCGAGCTTTAAGTATCCGAGGGATAATTCGTCAACAATTCGTGACTGACATTGACGGGGAGTCAGGGAAGGGGTACCTTTGGCTATATAACATAATCGTCATGACAGGGAACCGTGTTTTCATAATCGCTGGTTTGGTGAAATCTGTGAATCAAGCTAGACAGCTGGTCACGCATGGTCTTTCATTCATTTCACGTTCGGAAGATACCGAGTTTGTGCCGAGCCTCCTGGGCGCAGCGCTGCGACGAGGTCAGGAGCGGCACTTGGAAAGACAGTGAGTGTCCGCGTTTTTTTGGAAGCAGTCCTCTAAGAGTAGAAGTCTCTTTCCGCCTGTGGTGTGGCATTTGCAGGAACGGTCCCATGGGCATGAGCGAGTATGCGCCTTTCGCAGCTGGCACACAGGAAGTCGCTAGAGCCCTCGCTGAAATCACTCGACGCGGGGGTACGACAGTTGTCGGTGGAGGTGACTCTGTGGCGGCAATAGAAAGGTTGGGTCTCTCCAATGAATTTTCGCATGTCTCTACGGGAGGCGGTGCATCGCTTGAACTGCTTGAGGGCAAGACACTGCCAGGTGTTGCGGCGCtttcagacgaagaagagacgccttGACAGAGTGCGCGGCGAGCTGTGCGTTAGAGTAGAAAAGGACGCATGTAGAGAGGTATAGAGTGCAACATCTGCAGCGAAGGTATATCAGCAAGGACCGCGGGCAAACGGCGTACGTGCGTCCGCGTGGAGCAAACAGCAGCGCGCCCTCTCCGATTTCCCGTTGGTCGATTTTATTAAGAGCCCGCGGGTCGTCACGGTTAGACGAAGCCACCGTTTTAATTTTTCTCGCTAAAGCGACTGAGGTCCGTTTGTGCAAGTGATCCGGACTGCAGACTGGGAATAAAGGGGTCCTGCCTAGTCGCAAACCGGATGGCATGTGATTTAGGTTTTCATATTAATAAACCCTACACCCGAAGCAGTCGGGTCTAGATGACGGTACAACCGTTTGTTTCATTTGAAAAACTGTTGGTTTCTGCCGCCGATTGACACGGGGAGAACCCAGTTTTTGTGCCAAAAACTATTCGCAAGTTCCTATCCCAGTCGACGAATGGCGAAGAGCGCTCCAGCAGCCGTTGAAACAGCACACTGAAGGAATTCCTcaaaaagagagcagaatGGAACTTTCTGAAAACACAGTTGTGCCACGGTAGGGGCGTCTATTCCAACCCCCTAGTGGAGTGCGACCGCAAAGTGTTCTTGAACCCCTGAAAAAAATCGGTATGTAAAATTTTCTTGGCGCAGGGTCCGAAGTTGGCCTTCGCCATCCGTGCATATCAGAAGGCGGAGTGAGACGCCAATCATCATCCATCCATTGACTACCTTTCGAGGCAGGACTCGTTGACCAGTTAACATTCGGGTATTCAACGCCCTAAAGCTCTGTTGCCTTTTTAGGAAAGAGGTATGTTAGAGACTCAGACCACCGTAAGTGCGGCTGCAGATATTCCCGAAAGCCAAACCCATGTTCATTACGCAACCTGGCATTGCTAAGAGACTGAGGAAGGTCCAAACTACCACGTGACTTTGTTTCGACTTCTAGCGTCCCAGTTCTAAACAAAATGAGAAACGTGAAAGAACACAGGATTCCCATAGTCATGAATAAGTCTGCGACCGAACCAGCCCAATATGTAACAAGCCAAAACGGAGATGGATTAAAGGTGCGGAAAACAGTCTACCTCGTTAATCTATAAATGGCAGCAAATGACCGCATGCAGTCCTTAGTCGAGCGTCCATCGCGATTGCTGTAATTTCGCAGTTCAGGGGTGTTGTGATACCGTAGAGCTGCATTTCGTCCAAACTTTGAATTGGATACGTTTGAACGATAACTTATTACACACCATGGCAGCAAAGATGAGCTAACATATAACTTCTTTCACGGTACTCAAAAGAGCTTTCACGCCATGTACACTGCTTGTAGAGTGTCAATAAGTCGATTCCGGGCATACCGTGTATTTTACGGGTGTGTCCTATTTCTAAATGCATCTGACAATTTGGGCTGTAGATGGCGTACTCTTGACAAATCAAAGCCACTTTCCCCTCTACAACATCGGTAAgcttttcttttgtcttccATCCGGAAATATTCCCCGTGCACTAAGTAAAAGCTTCTTACAAATGAGCTGACGTTCATGCAAGTGCTTTTCAAAGCGTCTTGATAGCGTGACTTCGGCATTTGGTGTGCGCCAAATGCGGAAACGCGGGAGGCAAGAGAACCTCGTCTGAGCACCGAGAAAGAATAAATCTTCTACTAGAAGTGAGTATCACTCTTCTTTTTGCTACACGACAAACGTAGCTTGTTCAGCACTGTCATGACCGTTTTCGAGCCTTCTTCTGGAACAGAAGAGTTAACGGCTTTTTCAGTGTGGTCGAACTTCCCTGACGACCGTCAATTCACCTCTTATAAATATTGCATTCGTATGTTGAATCCGTATGAAAGACTGAGACAGatgagaaaggagagagtaACAGTTGTTCTTGTCTGTAGCGCTCCCGTGGGTGCGTTTCTCCCACGGAGGAACTTGCCCTTTTTTTGCGCAATTGAAAAAGCCCCCGATCGCTCTCTTTCGGCCTTATCACGTGTTTCTACGAAAACCGGGTGTCTGGACGATGAGTTTCTTGCTCCACGATCCAGACACCAGCGGAGAACGAAAAATCACGGTTCAGATCTGTTGGTAGCGCATTCAGTCCCTGTctggtgtgcatgcatgtccgGATTCTCACAGCAGGAACGTCGCCCTCTTGCTGATTTCTCGAGAGGTTTCAGTTCAGAGTTCAAGGACTGTCTCAGTGCTCTTTCTCCAAAAGCAGATTTTTTCGTTTGTCGTTGTCTActcctttcttttcgagCTGCCGTCCGTGTGTCGGTTCTTTCGCCACTGAAACGGCGCTTCTCCTGCGCGCCCAGGATTGGAGGGTGGCGCTTGTTTCTCCGGCCTCCACGGTCATTCATACCTCTCTTGCTTTGGATGCAATCACTGCGTTTTGCTCGCGTAACAAAgtctccatttctctccAGTATCACCGAATTAAAGGAAAATGCGTCGACTATCGCCAGTGTGTGCAAGCACTCTCTGCACACGGGTTCCCTTTCAGAAGACACCCGCGAGGGCGGTCTCTTTTGCCCAGCAggttttccttcgcctttccgTGCTGCTGCCGGTCTGTCCTTGTCGTTCACTCTCTGTACACACAACCTTTTCGACTCGGAACTAGACTCTTGTGATAAGCGACAATCACTTTCTGTTGTTCACATTCGTCCACGCCCTCTCTTCCCCTACCTACCCTCCATTCGTTCCGCAGAACCCACAGTGTACTGGACCCCGACATCTCCCAACAGacgctgctctcctctccgtcgatTCGCACTCACTTGTGCGTCAGTTTCATATCCTTTTTCATATTCCAGAAGTgaccttcttttctcctcgcgcgcTCCCGTCCTGTCTCACCTTTGTGAGGCTGTTTCCCCAAGCGTCGCAGAGTTGCCCAGCATGCCTTTTTGTGCTCGGCGCCTGCGGTCCGTCCCTGGGGCTTCCGCGCGGAGTGCCTCAGAGGCTTCTTTGTTCCCAATCTCCTCCAAGGTGCCCCGGCCAGAAGTGGAGTCCAGCGAAACGCAGGGATCGCAGGCGTCTCCAGACTCTCTTGTCGGACCTTCCCCAGCCGGGCCGCGCGCTGAAGGCGAGACTTGTGCAATGGATTTCTACAGCGACTATTTCTTGAAAGATACGCGTGGCGACAGTGATGCACCTGAAacctgcgtctccgtccagCCTCCTCACCTGTGCCGGGGTCGACGAACAAGTCGATCCAAAGCGCCAGGTTCCTCGAGAACTTCGACACCCAGAATAAGGTGTGAAGAAGGCAgatctccttcgcctctccgttcGAGAAACCATGCGAGCGGCGACGGGAGTTCGAGAGAGATGAATCCTGTCGCGGCAGCTGAGGCTGCGGCCGTCCGCGAACGGGTCGCAGAGGAAATGGGAGAGATCGCAGAGGCTGCAGGGCGACTTTTTGATTTGGGAGgcgaacacagagaaagagcaacTGCATTTCTCTATAGGGGATGCGCTGCGCAAGTCGCCACTTCGACTGCGGGCATGTATGGAGAGATGGTTGAGAGCTCGGTCCGCCAGGTACGCTCacaaagaggaaagacaagCAGCAGTGATGCGTGCGTCTGAAACGACGTTGTTTCTACTGAAAAAGTGATGGGGATACACCTCTATTGAGTGGCGTACTTGTcctggagaaaaacgacttcTGCGACTCTGAAGCTCCTGTGTACACGCTAGAGGAAGTTGTCGTCGCGGTGCTGTGTCGTGTGAACAGAGTTGGCACTGATGCTTCGCAAGGTTTTTAGTTCTACCGTCTGTTCTCGTGGGTTTGCGGAGTCTCCCAGAACTCTGCAGAGGCGTGGAATGTTCCATAGGTTTTCACAACGCCTCTGTCGACATAGGCAACTCCTCACTCAGCAGCTGTAGAGAGGAGTGAAGAACTTGTCCCCAGGATCAGAACAAGCGAGAATACTTGGGGATCCTCGTGAAAGCGCGCCAGAGGGTAACTGGTCAGGGACGAGTGGGGATTTCAGGCCTGTCGGAGTTTCCGTTTCCTGTCTGGTTGCCGCAAGACGCTCTGCATCTAAATAGAGCACTCAGAGACACGACCTGTTTCAATTGTGTTGCTCTTCAGGTTGTTCAGTACATGAGGCACTACGGGGGGGATGAATTTAGCGTCTTCCTTGATCTCGGAAGCGGTCGCGGAGCTCCGTCTTGCATTGCTCTTTACCAGCAACCGTGGTTAGCATGTCTCGGTAGGTTTCGAATCGTCGATTCGCTCCTCGTGGAAACGGTCGCTGGATTCGAGATTGAGTTTAAAATGCAGTTCTGTTACTCACGGCATTCTAGAGTGCAACGACGTATCTCGTGTCCTGAAAAGAGACGGACAGAATCGTAGGGTTCTGCGCATCGCGTGTGAATCAACAACTTGCCGTACACGTCACCGCCGTTGCAGGCGATTCGCGAACtttgaaagagagaacagaagggCGTTGTGAAGGGTCCTCTCCATTCTGGGGTCCACAAAGAGACTTCCGGTCTGTGAAAGATCCCCACATCCGCATGCTGTCCCCATGAAGGAGTCGGCCTGTCTTTCTGCGCAGGCATCGAGAAGTGCCCCCAAGCCTattcgctgtctctggagacgcaCTGGACGGTTCTTCGAAGAGAAATGATGCAGGCGGAGCTTATTGCCCCGCCTCCGCGTTTCCCGTCTGTCCTCTGCGCTTCGCAAAGATGCGCCAGCGAAGCCGACGGTGCCCATACAGCGGACGACTCCGGAGAGGCGACTGCCCAGAAACAGGCGTCTCGCTGGACTTCCGGGGCTCTCTGTGGGAGGGGGCGTCCCGGCGGCCGAGTCCCTGAGCGCCGTCTATGCTTCACGCAAGAAGATTTGTCGGCTTTCTACCACCTGGAAGGTGTGACGCATGTCTACTCTTTCGACGCTGCGATGGAGGGGGCTCTCATCAACTGGTGAGTCGCACGGACCAACGCCGAGCGTTCTACGTTCATAAGTCGTGTacctcgagaaagagacgcgtTGCACATGCAGGCAAAGTTCCGTTGTTTCTCGGTGAGTGTGCTGGTGCCTTTTCAGTGACAACAGTTTGGTGGAAGTTCACGAGTCGTTCTAGGCAAGGAAAAGAACGCGGTCTTCTTGATGCTTTTCCCGTGGGTGTCCAAACACTGTAACGTGGGCTACACCGTCCCCGGGTGACGCTTTAGAGTTCACTGTTGTGGCGAGGCGTCCTGAGATCCGACATTGGGCTGAAATGACGTGTGAATTTGGGGGACTTGGAGAAGCACTCCGTACAGACGACAACGAGGAAGGACAGTATTGCTTGTGCCAGCCTACGTTCGTTCCTGAGTCGTGTTCAGTGCCGAGGGAATCGGGTCCCGATAGTTTCAACAGCTGTCGACCTGCTCGCGTCGAGTCGCAtgttctttcgttttctgtttctctcgcaagTCGCCTGTTCTTTCGCTCGTTTGCCTTTCCCTCGCCACTCGTTTTGTGCtttctttcgtgttttcctctgtccAGGATCGTGCAAATGTTCATGCGAACCAAAACGTGGTATCTGTATGCGTCGTTCCGCAGCGGTGAGACTTGCGAGGGGCTCTCTCTCAACTCGGCCTTTCAACTCGACCTCGCTTAATCACGGGGATTATCTATCGCGTTCACACTGGTGTCGCTTGGCAGAAGCATACATGTTATGCATTTAACATCGTTCACGAGCGACCCGTTCTCTTCGGTGACCTTATGGGTTCACCTATGTCTTCAACCTAAGAGTCGAATGCACAGACACTGTAGTCCAAGAGTACCCCGGAGCGGCGTCCGTCTCCTCGACAGCACACGGGGGCAGACGCGATTTTTTTTTTGCCGAGCCTTCCAGTTCGCATTTCGAGAGTTTTCGACCGACTGCAGAGGCGTGCTTCAAGGCGTTGTGCTCTCgcagttttctttctcttgtgcAGATTTGATTTCGAAGTTCGAGTTGAAAGGAGCGTCGCTCGTCGGGCAAGTGAGCAGCAGCATGTGGGTTTCGTCTGAAGGCCGAACCACGTACATTTACGTAAAGGACGACTGGCGCACATGCAAAGCGTATCACCGTCGGTGGCtttctcagtttctcttctccagcagcGTCTCATCGAAGACGCCAACAGGCGAGGCCGGAGCGCCGGGAGTCTCGAAGCCCGAGGCTTCTGGGGCGGCTGTGGGCTTCCAGGAGGAGCAGAACTTGGCCGCCAAGGTGCTCCAGATGACGGCGGCGGAAACCTTTCGACTGTTGTGTGTTCAACAAGAAGCGATGTGGGACGAGTTCGAGAACCGGGACCGAACGCCGTCGAGAAGCAGATGTCCGCTCCAGGCGCAGCGCGAGTGCGATGCGTCGCTGCGGtcgccctcgtctccctctcccgcGAGCGAGACGAGAAGCCGGGGAAGAAGCACtagcagacgaagagcgagcaGCGTGAGCGGAGCTAGCCGACACCTGCAGCTCCAGACACTGCAGCTGCAAGCAGCTAGCCACTGTTGCGCAGAAGACAGGCTGCCTGACTGTCTCCGAGTCCACGGGCGTATCTGGGCGACGGAACAAGAtttggaggagaaagagccgagagacgtggagaggcgagaagcggTTCCTCGCGACACCAAAGGGGAGTTTTCCacgagcgaggagaacgaagagaagctgctACGTCACGCCGTGAAGACCTTTAGGGCTTCATTCGTACGCATGTCCAAGTGGTAAGCTCGACAACTTCCCGGCTAAACTTTGAGTCGTCTTGAACCAGCCTCGAATCGTCAAAGGAATATGCATCAGCGTACAGTCTCCAGTGAAACAGTGTATAGTGCGCAAGTCGAAGTATACAGACCTTACCTGCGCTTGACTGCGGAACGTGGACGAGAGAGTCATCAGACTCGGACGATGTGTGGTGCTGTCTGGGTGGCTGCGCATTTGCCTGCTTCCCGGTCTCCTTGCATGTCTCCAAGGCGATGTGTTCACCTTCTTATCGTCCGCGTTCTAGATACCACAGATGCCGTTCGTGCTGTCAGGTCGCTGGTCCCCCTTCGGGGCACTGAATTGCGGTGGATGCACAAGTTCCACATATTTGGAAAGTCGCCATTTGCTTTTTTACATGCGCCTCGTGGCTTCTCAGGACtccttgcatgcattcgtTTCCCCCCTGTCTGGGATATGTTTCGGCGTCTTTTTTCCAGGCTGCAGCCTCTGACCGTGCTGGACATGCTTCGCCTGGCGTTTTTGCCTGGTGAAGGTCAGGAGGCTTGGCTGGAACAACGCCAGCAACAGCTCACGGGCGGAGGCGTCTTAACGCGAACTCGGCGGCCGACCGCTCGCGGCTTTGATGAACAAGAGCGACGGaaagaggaactggagagagacgggcTTCTGGAAATGTTGGCAAAGGCTGAGAACCCTCAGGAGGCGGCAATGTGTCGCCGGAATCTCGAGCTGAAACTGGAAACGACCAGGCGAGATCGCTATGTGAGTGGACTAGGCTTTGTGTGGGCTGGTGAGAAGACAAAGTGTAAAAGGTTCACAAAGACAGAGTGTGACTTGAAAAGGACTGTAGATCTTGAAAGTTTCTGTTCATCGAGTCCAAGGGAAAGACGCTTGTTTGTCTCCCGGGTTGTGGCACGAACGTTTAGGTTCCTGGTGTGTACCTCACACTGTGTGGTTTCTCAAGGCGCACGCTTCTTTGGCTGTTTTCCCGATTGTCTTTGTCGCAGTCGATTTTCCCCTTCAGCCTCCTACAGGACTCAGAGCTCTCTCCAGAACTTCTGACGCGTGTTAACGAAGATGCACAGGCAGTCGCAGAGTCGCTC encodes the following:
- the PGKII gene encoding phosphoglycerate kinase PGKII (encoded by transcript TGME49_222020~Product name based on PMID:17449654.) yields the protein MLYGVFSLSRVREFTSERQQLLLHRFPFTRSSFLRSNRTSPTMGLGLFLRTSAALLQALACCSWLSLSNAVSFSSPSSRGRVLDAVSLSTPCPLASSLALGQSRLSRRSPPTSGSRPSALCRPFASNSSAFLISAGRETVASSPFRSENAFSTGAVKSLSNLSPQSRLLATATSKAGLRKKRLDSLSPSELRGKRVLVRADLNVPLEVGKERGEHGDAVTISNDARIRASLPTLRYLVDSGAKTIVCSHLGRPKTEEDRKRLSLKPVADRLQSLLGNARVLMAPAVVGAEVQAMADKMENGDILLLENVRFEKGETKNDEELSRKFANLADMFVNDAFGTAHRAHSSTAGVTQFVSRSVAGFLLQQELEYLSTVVANPVRPFAALVGGAKVSSKLGVLRALIEKVDKLVIGGAMAFTFLKARGFNVGASIVEDDQMEAATQLEALAKEKGVELIIPGDVVVADRCAADAQTAVVPVTEIPEGWMGLDNGPQTTARIVEALQDCKTVLWNGPMGMSEYAPFAAGTQEVARALAEITRRGGTTVVGGGDSVAAIERLGLSNEFSHVSTGGGASLELLEGKTLPGVAALSDEEETP
- a CDS encoding hypothetical protein (encoded by transcript TGME49_222030), with product MLNPYERLRQMRKERVTVVLVCSAPVGAFLPRRNLPFFCAIEKAPDRSLSALSRVSTKTGCLDDEFLAPRSRHQRRTKNHGSDLLVAHSVPVWCACMSGFSQQERRPLADFSRGFSSEFKDCLSALSPKADFFVCRCLLLSFRAAVRVSVLSPLKRRFSCAPRIGGWRLFLRPPRSFIPLLLWMQSLRFARVTKSPFLSSITELKENASTIASVCKHSLHTGSLSEDTREGGLFCPAGFPSPFRAAAGLSLSFTLCTHNLFDSELDSCDKRQSLSVVHIRPRPLFPYLPSIRSAEPTVYWTPTSPNRRCSPLRRFALTCASVSYPFSYSRSDLLFSSRAPVLSHLCEAVSPSVAELPSMPFCARRLRSVPGASARSASEASLFPISSKVPRPEVESSETQGSQASPDSLVGPSPAGPRAEGETCAMDFYSDYFLKDTRGDSDAPETCVSVQPPHLCRGRRTSRSKAPGSSRTSTPRIRCEEGRSPSPLRSRNHASGDGSSREMNPVAAAEAAAVRERVAEEMGEIAEAAGRLFDLGGEHRERATAFLYRGCAAQVATSTAGMYGEMVESSVRQVVQYMRHYGGDEFSVFLDLGSGRGAPSCIALYQQPWLACLGIEKCPQAYSLSLETHWTVLRREMMQAELIAPPPRFPSVLCASQRCASEADGAHTADDSGEATAQKQASRWTSGALCGRGRPGGRVPERRLCFTQEDLSAFYHLEGVTHVYSFDAAMEGALINWIVQMFMRTKTWYLYASFRSDLISKFELKGASLVGQVSSSMWVSSEGRTTYIYVKDDWRTCKAYHRRWLSQFLFSSSVSSKTPTGEAGAPGVSKPEASGAAVGFQEEQNLAAKVLQMTAAETFRLLCVQQEAMWDEFENRDRTPSRSRCPLQAQRECDASLRSPSSPSPASETRSRGRSTSRRRASSVSGASRHLQLQTLQLQAASHCCAEDRLPDCLRVHGRIWATEQDLEEKEPRDVERREAVPRDTKGEFSTSEENEEKLLRHAVKTFRASFVRMSKWLQPLTVLDMLRLAFLPGEGQEAWLEQRQQQLTGGGVLTRTRRPTARGFDEQERRKEELERDGLLEMLAKAENPQEAAMCRRNLELKLETTRRDRYSIFPFSLLQDSELSPELLTRVNEDAQAVAESLAHLLSSPSPRTSSVSPLSSPLSARRHSAVAPVSVQRKSQGLPVSPQKRDLRVRVVDAAQTVSPCRPRFSAQPNTLGEWNCQDSNMEDVEQSVSFLGGSQPSVMPSFDSTPRRRSRRSSPHKELTSCRRKSELSPQISSRKEKNEHTPSPPLKRRGAGNPEESKAMISDPASSRMTPKTRAAYKLMELGFDALEIRTALSRRKRRMPEGLDN